TACATTTGAACcaatttaaacttatttaatggaATTGATATCTAAATTTATAATCAAAACTAAATTAAAGAACCAACCACACAAGACAACACAACACAAATTGAACCACCCAAATCAAGtaataaaaatgtttaattttcaaccattaaaatatttaaacataaCGATAGGGTAAAAAATGTCCAAAGCTAAACAATAAACTACTCAAGCTAAAAACTAACTTCACATATTACACTCGGTTAAAGTGAAAACCCAACCCCACCTTCCCATTTTTGGacttttttgggaaaaaaaatccaaactaAGAAAAATCCAAAATGATTTTCAATGGTTCCATCGtcaaaaatttttaaaagaaaaaaaaaaaaagaaatattataaagatggaaaaatattgtaaagtgaATTGATTAGATCTACCAACTAAACTAGAAGTTGATGAAGTGAGTTATTATACATCATTTCAAGTTTGAGACACCAAATATAAAAGGGACGTGTACAACTATTTATGACCTACAATTaagtatattaaatattatttcaaaaccctgttgttacaatatttactattgaTCACatccttattttcttttttgttactGTGTTATATTAACTTATAACTCAATTGACTATTACAATCCACCAACTATAATAAATAGAGACCATGATAACCAATTGCAAATGTCCcataaattttacatttaaactaacatttattcaaattagtttaaagtttaatttaacaaaattaaaacattaaagTTAAAACTAATTCAATATGGCAGTAACTGAAACATCTTATAACTATACATCTTATAGAGCTGCTAcctatttaaaaattgaatatggAAACAATTTCTTCTTTCTACTTCCAAACTAAAATCCAACGAAAGCAAGTCCACATAATTGctacaaaataattttcttgttcttttcttGCGTTGAATTGAATTTTTCAGAATAATAGAGAAGCCTTTCTTGAAATGTAAGACACAAACCTGTAAACAGTAATAATGCAATATACGGTCCATAATCAACATTTCTAAGTCATGAAATAATATTCTTGAATAAGCCATTCGACCAAATTAGAAACTTTGTAATGTAGAAACAATGTACCCAACCCAAGCAACTCCTGCATCCCTCATTATAATAATTTACCAGTCACCAGAGAAATTTCCCAAGAAAGGCGGAGCACAAAACTGTTTAGAGTTGACGCTAGAACAGAAACAAAAGCAAAACTGCAGTAGGTAGTACAAAGAAATCAGTGAGGGATTGAAAATGTTAAGATATGGTCAAATTCAGAGTAAGTAATGGTAAAGAGTAAAAATAAGAAGATAGACCTAAAATTTAGGCATGGAGAGAAAGTGGGGTGGACCAAATAAAGCTATATaatgaagagagagagagagagagagagagagagagagagagagagagagagtaaatGGGTAAAAACCAAGTGTGTatatgtgtatgtgtgtgtcgtACAAATTGGCGTGCAGTGTTTGATATCCCACCAAATGACCCAAAAGTTAGCGTTTGATATAAATGGTAAAGAGTGGAGACGTAGCAAAGTCTTCTGTTTAGGGGATGAGTGGAGTTGCAGAAACATAAAGACAGCCACAGCCAGCCTTGatggagaaagagagagaatctGACACTACAGACATATGTGGGCCACCCTTCTCTTCACTTTAACCTCTTACAAAAACTCTCTCTCTCTgggttattttgttttttgtttttggctAATCCTTTATTTTGAGGTAATTTGATGTTAGGGAGAGTTTTGAAGATCAAGTGCAGGAAAATTCAGCAGCCAAGTTGAATGTGTTGTCTTGTGTAGTGAGAGAACCAAGTTGTTTTTTTGTAGTTGGTTTTTGTCTCTAATCCTGCGCTTTCTTGCTGTCTTGCATATTTGAACACATTTATTAGGGAGTGGTTTAGGGTTTTCAGAAAGTGCCCAGAAAGGCAATTATTAGAAACAGGACCAAAGCTGCAGGCTATGGGAGATGACTAACATGACCTTGTCGGTTGTTCTGTTTGACTAAGCCATCACTTTTATTCTCCAAAAACTCACACCTGCGCCTTCCGATCTTGGCTTTGGGTGGCTGTTAGGAAACACAacaaaccctttttttttctttttttgttttccatCTTCTCCTAAACCCTTTCTTTCGttatttccttctttctttcctaTTGCTGCTTTTGCTGCTGCTACATCTTACTGCATATTTCTTCAATATTCCACTCTCACAATTAATCAAGGTAAGATTTTGATTGCAGAAGCTGGTAGGTCCCTCTCTCATCTATCTCTTTctccctttctctctctctctctatttgAAATTCAAAGATTTATGCCGTCACAGATGTTgaaaatttatcttctttttgtCTTTCCGTCCCCATTAATCCATTTATTTCCTGTTTCCCAACAGTTCGTAGCACTTTCGGGAGTGATGAAGGATGCAAGAAAACACCAGAAATTAGTAAACGAATCTGGGAGTTTAATTAGCTATGCTACTAGTAGCTAATTAAGAAGATCATGATCAAAGGAGAGGTTAGGGTTGTTAATTTGTGGAAGATCCAAATGAATGTCCAAGGTAATGATGTGGTGATCAAGGTTTAGTTACTGGTAACCGAAAAGTAATAAAGCTAAGATTGATTACCTTTTGGGGTAGATCAGATATTATGGAGATGAGAGGTGAAGAGGAGGAAATAGGAACTCCTAAGTCCCCTTTGTGCTATAATAATCCATCATCAAATAGGGAATCTTCAACCAAACAGCCTAATTCTGATCGTCCATTTCTAACAACAGCTGCTGATAGAAGAAGAGATCACACAGTACCCCAACTCCATTTCTCTCATCATCACACACTGAATCTTCATCATATACACAAACAACACACAAGAGACCAACATGAAGCAACCCCAGATCCTCCAATCCAGCCCTCCATTTCTGCCTCACCACCATCTGCTGTTACTCCACCGCCGATTGCCAGCGGTAGATTGATCTCAAGAACACCACCATTTCCAAGTGCAACGGACAACGGTATTCCTTCATCGGTAATTCGATACCGAGAATGTTTGAAGAACCACGCAGCAAGTACCGGAGGCCATGTTCTCGATGGCTGTGGCGAGTTCATGCCAAATGGAGAAGATGGAACGCCTGAGGCTTTGAAATGCGCAGCCTGTGAATGCCATCGGAACTTTCACCGGAAAGAGATGAAAGAAGAGGTGCCCTTGCAGCATGCTTTACCCAGCGGTTTCTTCATCTCCAACCCTGTCAGAAACAATGGCCATCGCACTGATAGGACACCAGTTGTTTCAGTGCCCCGTCACCATCAATTGCCGGCAGTTCCAATTTCTTCGATGATGATGGCATTTGGAGGAGGAAGCAATGGAGCTCTGGATGAATCTTCGAGTGAGGATCTGAACATGTATCACCCATCTAATAATGGAGCCCGGGACCTCTTCGGTCAGCAGACACAACTAATAAAGAAACGATTTAGGACAAAGTTCACTCAGGGACAGAAGGACAAGATGGTAGAATTTGCTGAAAAATTGGGGTGGAAAATTCAGAAACATGATGAACTGGAAGTGCAACAGTTCTGTGCTGAGGTGGGGGTAAGGAGACAAGTTTTCAAGGTTTGGATGCATAACAACAAACAAGccatgaagaagaaacaaatGTAAGAATGTACTACAAGTTTTACCTTCAAACCCATTTCgtgaaaaataatatatgtatCCATGATTGACTAAGTTCTAAGAACATAGATTTTATCCAGCAATTAGAGTAAGTCCTTAATTAGGCATTGAAAAGTGAGAAAGGTAATATTCGGTTCTTGAATGAACATCTCAATGTCATGTTACTTCCACTTCTAGAACTCGAATGATTTAAGCATTAATATTATGATCAAAAGCAACCTTGAAGTAAGTTTCACTCCCCAAATCAAAGCCAACCCAACTGTTACAGGAGAAGTAGTGGGGTAGAGATTGTTAGATTCACAGCTATCACAATATTACAATTCTCTCGTACGGTCTTTTGCGTGTGTGtgttctttttgtttctttgtttttttttcccatcaTCTAGAATTTTCAATGGTTTTACTTAACCCTGAAAGAAATGGCGGTGGAGAAATGAAAAACCCTCTCGAACCTGCAGTCCAAGAAGCACTATCAAAGTGTGTCCAACTCATATAATACCAGATAAAACGTAGCTCCGGTCAGACTCCTGAAACTGGTGGAAAAAAGGACGAATATGACATTTCAATCCTGGAGTTATGATTCAAATTTTCAGAAACTTAGTCGGGGGGTGGTGGTATATCTAGCCTTTGAATTATGGATTCCTATAAcgaaattttagaaatcaaatatgttCAATATCTAAATTTGTTTTGTTCAGGACTAAATTTGTTCCTTCATAGCTATAACTTCAACAAATTATAACCCTATAAACCAAATTACACAAATTACATAAACTTCaacttttcaaacttttaacaTATGAAGCAAGTCTGTCTTGCATCCCACTTTCACTATgtacataaaaaaatttattaaaatatttcaaagtaAAAGTAGGAAGAATTTGCCATGTGGCAAGTTCAATGGAATGTTCAAAGATAGATAGATGTTGCTCCAAGTATTTTCCTTAACATATGCACTCGATTGATTAAAATGGAGAGTAGTAACAAAGTTCAGGCCGATATCATTACGGAGCTTTGGGAATTGGATTTATCTGAAATGGTACGTTAGGtctgtgagagagagagaggtcgTCTGTGAAATTTCTGATTGGAGTTAATAGGTGAGCCCAGACAGGTGGGCAAAGTAGGAGTGTAGACAGTTAAATTTGATAAGAAAGAAGCTCTTAAATTTTTGTCCAGTTCTGAATGCAAGAATATATTTTGGTGGAAAATTGTGGAAAAAGATATGTTCTTCTGTCCTTGATGTTTAATGCAATAAATCGCTACAGCGCCCTCACATGTCTTATACGCGGTATGTTCTGCAATCAGTGTCTTTTACGTAAAGTATCATTCAAACGGATAGcattaattatttcataataCGAACAGTAATAACTCAATCCAAGAGGCATATAATCTtgataaaatgttaaaaaacCCCAACCCCCAATCCATATATATCACATATTGTTGAACTCgggggaaaaaaaataataattataatagcATTGACAAAAATTTAATCCTATAACGAATTCATCGGGAATTGAAGGGCAGAATTAGTACCTTCTTTCTAATTACATCAATGAATTTTACTCTTAAAGTGATATGGAAACGACTGGCTTTTGAATATCTTCCTTCTACGGCGTTGGTCCCATTACAGTTTCACTACAAAAACGAAGAGCAATGTTCTCCAAGCTATATTAATGAGGACAAAGAAGAGTTTCATAATCCCAAGATAACCAACATTTCATAAAACTTCTAAACCCTCACTATTGTTTTTTCCAGACTATTTAAATCGTTAGTCTTCCCGACCAAAGTGAAAGATGTGGAAATTTCCAAATGAGGTAATAATCCCATTTGTTACCTAGTTCATCTCCCTGATCAGACTTATCCATTTAATCCGATTCAATGTTTTAAACTAAACATATACAAATAATAATGGGAAAGAAAGCTTACTTGAAGCATAAAGTCAGCATATACATCTAGAACCTGAAAATCACCATAAACCCAAGGTCTTCACAGCGTCTTATATTCTCCAAGTTGGCTTAACAAAATGTCTCCCCCATCTATTTTCCATTCAAATTCCCGCTCGTAATCTGTCATCTCTAAGATCTCAAGCCAGTTGAATATTTTGGCCGGGATGACTATTTTTCAATACTATTATCATAATGATAAGAACGAAAACGAGCTGGAGAGTTTGAGAAATTTGGGGTTTGGGTTCAAAAAATGGAAGATGCTTCAACTTTACCATGCTGCACGACATTCTGTCAGGCAACCATAATGCATCTTCAGCTTTATTAGAAGTCATTCTGACCTTTTTGAGAGTACTTCTTTACTTCTTTGAATTTTGAGGTCTTTTCAAAAGAAGTTCACACCAGCAGCGACAGCGGCAGCCATTCAACTTTTTCGAGCTGCGGTGGCAGAAACCTCAGCTTTATCCACCGCCACCGTTTAATGCACCCTCTCCATTCTGCTTTCGAATCCATCGGAAGGCGACAAaagtaaaaagataaatatCCCAACGGGcagctaaaaaataataataaataaataaataactactCACTAAAAGAAATTTCCATATTCTGTAATAGTTTAGGAGCATAAACTTTTTCCACAGCAAAAATCGATCAAATCGTTAATCATTACTTCCACAACtaatctaaaaaaatttattgattgAAGAAGTAATAACCACTTTCAAATCTTTctcaataaaacaaataactacTTTCAAAGTAACGTAAACAAGAACAATTATGAGAGTGAGAAAATGAATGCCCAAATCGAGAACCCCCCCAAAGTCTTAAACCCTAATTATGCCTAAATTCTAAAATATCACTTCGTAATTAGTAACTAATGCGGCCTATTTTGTTtgttaaaatgaaataaaataattccTGATATGCATGGATAGAAGCCTCGAGCAATACAAAGATTGAAGAATTTATAAGAAGAATGACCAAGTAATTTCCATAGATCAGGTATGATTTTGCGCTAAAATCTATTGCTTAATTAATATTGATCTTCTTTAAGCCACATGCACAAAAAGAAGAGcgcattttttttccttttcgagCAAAAAAGGGTCGAGAATTCAAGCACCACGAAATATACACAAAGCTTCCAATCTATAGATAACTTATAATGCGTTTAGCTTTATACAAGAAGTACCTAAGGAAATTTTCGAGAATAGACGAAGAATTTCGTGAGAAGCTTGATTAGAGAAAAATTCACACGTTTCTCTGTGAAAACGATCGTGCATGGCCGTCGACTGCATGTTTCTGCCTCCGCAACGGCAATGTTCCTGTTCGTTTAACGTCTGCAACAGCGATGGCTCTTCTCTCGCCGTTCCGCCACCGCTCATGACGACGGCGCGCATAATCGGAACTAGTATTTCTGGTAGAAAAAATCTCACGAAGTAAAAACGATAATCGCGGAGGATTTTAAAGCGCTAACCGTATCCCGTCATCCGCGTTTCAGCGTTTGCATTTTCTGTTCCGAAAGTGAGAGGAAAAAAGTGAGAGGCAGTTTCAAACTGAGGAAAAAACGTGGCAAATATTTGAAACCATGGAAGGCGGGGACTGGGCCACGTGATTGACACGTGTGGCAGTACACGTCATCAACCTCCCCTCCCTCCACCGTCACAGCTATAGTTGCTCCACGATAGCAACTACGGTGGTGGTCCATTACCcaacttttttaaaaaggtGAAACAGCTCAGGTGATCGGAACGGCCAACCGTCGACGATTTGTTCGACGATATGTAAGATTTTATTGTCCTTTATTCTGAATTTAgggtgaaaattttattttcttccctaTG
The nucleotide sequence above comes from Benincasa hispida cultivar B227 chromosome 3, ASM972705v1, whole genome shotgun sequence. Encoded proteins:
- the LOC120073740 gene encoding zinc-finger homeodomain protein 6; the protein is MEMRGEEEEIGTPKSPLCYNNPSSNRESSTKQPNSDRPFLTTAADRRRDHTVPQLHFSHHHTLNLHHIHKQHTRDQHEATPDPPIQPSISASPPSAVTPPPIASGRLISRTPPFPSATDNGIPSSVIRYRECLKNHAASTGGHVLDGCGEFMPNGEDGTPEALKCAACECHRNFHRKEMKEEVPLQHALPSGFFISNPVRNNGHRTDRTPVVSVPRHHQLPAVPISSMMMAFGGGSNGALDESSSEDLNMYHPSNNGARDLFGQQTQLIKKRFRTKFTQGQKDKMVEFAEKLGWKIQKHDELEVQQFCAEVGVRRQVFKVWMHNNKQAMKKKQM